Proteins from a genomic interval of Macrobrachium nipponense isolate FS-2020 chromosome 33, ASM1510439v2, whole genome shotgun sequence:
- the LOC135203189 gene encoding uncharacterized protein LOC135203189 isoform X1: MNGKSEESSTDNTSNNTSTNSSTSSSSSSSQENDPQRSNKDGTQQASQAGEAPTETTVAQTSGEPSSTGTNSSWSYNQSEQYQDQYYPEYQYPQEEESYDQESYYQQSSESEDQYYQGEEYYNQSNYQYSEQQQQGQSQSQLNSEQQQKQNGEKLQEDQQQQGDKEGHDRPHDQSQPSEVCSEQKQTVNNQIPGEKGKCWECGAAFQDDELLRDHLALFHAEVHVHKCHSCPAVFPSQSSLTEHITTSHLVGASIQSANRAQQRERKDSTEDQNKLQETPNKGKSISVSGSESLSSLLAKGISVSGGDHSLTSLQAKENSESSDSPLSSLKAKGISISGGNSSLSSLQAKGISISGGDSSLSSLQAKGISIGRSVGDSSLASLQTKGVSVSSGESPLKALHAKGISISSSGETSLTSLQAKGISISGSSESSLSSLQAKGISISSGEPKGSGGDSSFSFLQSKGISISGASESSLSSLQAKGISIAGADSSQSKGNSLSEGESPLSYLQSKGISISGAETSLQLKGVTKSGGDSPLSFLQGKGISISSADTSLQTKGSSLSSGASPLASLQAKGISISGTGAESSIASLKAKGISIAGADSSFLGKEDSGSDNFSEEEEDSTASETDSQPASLHAKHFATVKSQIESLQGKSVSLSSASSPLSLLQGKGVSLSAASPQPASSQAKGVPSPSEVEGPSKSSDTATPTTETKTEPSSSHSLEVASLRAKGISLYSSGNQVKYFARAAPKSVARSRAAFIKEKGIVLSKLPDPRPKVTAVSGAKPKELLYRRKEYFGCVYCRIKQFRNTTEFEKHHLNHVKQTTLKVILLQVNPEAHKRNKVETRRKKKSSELKLKLRISKVGRGKGRKRREVRIVSNEEGMSESHKSLEEREGSEVEHQEGGEGEEEIEDSIGEEGQSSGETVEDQTSDLQKDSEENPGESSPSRNDCDEHQEELDQEEQGSQEGHEDHQKDQEEDSTAPPHQEDAHRPYNTRSNNNQNSNSNSGFDNNFSDQDLGFGGAGPSEAPPSTYQPQFESFPTSDWFSEYESGSRIVAAMAGATSADAGGESGWGSGADGTSNPEYPADGGDKEDGTNPEVNGGVNEGNGEDGLFSQAVLGQESPDKGDRQGSFEQLCLNDSYSGQAQNNVEGHPGQVQGVLTEEEQHQQQQQSGVASDLLSELEYLNNSGQPQGTHPGQVEGSPLSGGPSPHSGGPGTPSHLSSRGSNSGTPTSSGGHPTPPPTDTSFRALATSPMTSPTQATSPALMQGQTPPATSPLQEQQAGVPRLTIANNLMAPTTSSQMTPTTNNQAGVGGMMSRYGNQWPQGAGYTGTGGYANLSGTNMANSNMAGPLRAPLPPSVGLPYRPSPPARVRGRPPLMGQIGRPPLHQGSLLQPSRGPGRPPTSSILPPPLMPAPGGRGAMMPPLQRMHQGMYQGQRPSGPQQQNGTGKRPLLGATSHSPNKNARREDINVPSRQKDNECQIIAVANRADGLPVIANVQGGSGSNQRGSTTPTTSESTINLSDSITLSVRTSSANDKPQRGERGGADAGTVANLLASRGITVTPAAGERQEGAGGGRDDRRLPTAQELNLSSAISVHPPTQREREASVRERDRDGFAVPQAPVRGGSSSNASNVERPPRPPTVDLTQDVPSSGSQSTRHYCNQCDRSFPTAGLLADHSRVHQQHTQSRMPYKCHLCTAGFSTQKGQQHHYQQFHQIHLSAGDIAIPLVDLRNPVNVQRMAALGIRSFLPLTNLQNRGAGGVVGIPVLTLENLRNGHMTLQQWGVSDVLSLGPAKTLNMPR; the protein is encoded by the coding sequence GTGAACCGTCAAGCACCGGAACAAACAGTAGCTGGTCGTATAATCAGAGTGAACAGTATCAGGATCAGTATTATCCTGAGTATCAGTATCCGCAAGAGGAGGAGTCATATGATCAAGAATCTTATTATCAGCAGTCTTCTGAAAGTGAAGACCAATATTATCAAGGAGAAGAATATTACAACCAGAGTAACTACCAGTATTCTGAGCAGCAACAGCAAGGACAAAGCCAGTCACAGCTGAACTcagagcagcagcagaagcaaaaCGGAGAAAAactgcaggaggaccagcagcagcaaGGGGACAAAGAAGGGCATGACCGTCCCCATGATCAATCCCAACCTTCAGAGGTCTGCTCTGAGCAGAAGCAGACTGTAAATAACCAAATACCAGGGGAGAAAGGGAAGTGCTGGGAGTGTGGTGCAGCATTTCAGGATGATGAACTCCTTCGTGACCACCTGGCACTCTTCCATGCAGAAGTCCATGTTCATAAGTGCCACTCATGTCCAGCAGTGTTTCCTAGTCAGAGCTCTCTCACTGAGCACATCACTACTAGCCACTTGGTAGGTGCCTCTATTCAGTCAGCTAATAGGGCCCAACAACGTGAAAGAAAAGACAGTACAGAGGACCAAAATAAACTCCAGGAAACCCCTAACAAAGGGAAGAGTATTTCAGTATCTGGTAGTGAATCATTATCATCTCTTTTGGCCAAAGGAATTTCAGTATCAGGTGGTGATCACTCCCTGACATCACTTCAGGCAAAAGAAAATTCAGAGTCTAGTGACTCTCCCTTATCATCTCTGAAAGCTAAAGGTATTTCAATTTCTGGAGGAAATTCATCTTTATCATCGCTTCAGGCCAAAGGGATTTCAATATCGGGAGGGGATTCATCCTTATCATCTCTCCAAGCTAAAGGAATATCAATAGGCCGGTCCGTTGGAGATTCATCTTTAGCATCACTTCAGACAAAAGGTGTTTCTGTGTCCAGTGGAGAATCACCCTTAAAAGCACTCCATGCCAAAGGAATTTCAATATCCAGTAGTGGTGAAACCTCTTTAACATCTCTTCAAGCAAAGGGTATTTCAATATCTGGCAGTAGTGAATCCTCACTTTCATCACTTCAGGCTAAGGGCATTTCAATATCAAGTGGAGAACCAAAAGGTTCAGGGGGGgattcatctttttcttttcttcagtcaAAGGGTATTTCAATATCTGGTGCCAGTGAGTCATCTTTAAGTTCTCTTCAAGCAAAAGGCATTTCCATTGCAGGTGCTGATTCTTCTCAGTCAAAAGGAAACTCACTTTCAGAGGGTGAATCTCCATTATCATATCTACAGTCAAAAGGCATTTCCATATCTGGAGCTGAAACTTCTCTCCAGTTGAAAGGTGTTACAAAATCTGGTGGTGATTCACCATTATCATTCCTACAAGGAAAAGGTATTTCAATATCGAGTGCTGACACATCCCTTCAAACAAAAGGAAGCTCATTGTCTAGTGGTGCATCCCCTCTAGCTTCACTCCAAGCTAAAGGTATTTCAATATCTGGTACTGGTGCTGAATCTTCCATAGCATCTCTTAAGGCCAAGGGCATTTCAATAGCTGGAGCTGATTCCTCTTTTCTAGGAAAGGAAGATTCAGGTAGTGACAatttttctgaagaagaagaagattctacAGCATCGGAGACAGATTCTCAGCCAGCATCTCTGCATGCCAAGCATTTTGCAACTGTTAAATCTCAGATAGAGTCTCTACAAGGAAAAAGTGTTTCGCTCTCATCTGCAAGTTCACCATTATCACTCCTGCAGGGAAAAGGAGTTTCTTTATCAGCTGCCAGCCCTCAGCCAGCATCCTCCCAAGCTAAAGGGGTTCCTTCACCATCAGAAGTTGAGGGACCTTCAAAATCTAGTGATACTGCTACTCCCACTACAGAAACCAAGACTGAACCTTCATCATCTCACAGTTTAGAAGTTGCATCGCTAAGAGCAAAAGGAATTTCTCTATATTCCTCTGGGAATCAGGTAAAATATTTTGCCAGAGCAGCTCCAAAATCAGTTGCCCGATCTCGAGCAGCTTTTATTAAAGAAAAGGGAATAGTATTATCTAAATTACCTGACCCTCGACCAAAAGTTACCGCAGTATCAGGTGCTAAACCTAAGGAACTACTTTATAGAAGAAAAGAGTATTTTGGATGTGTTTACTGTCGCATAAAGCAGTTCAGAAACACAACAGAATTTGAGAAACATCATTTAAATCACGTTAAACAAACTACTCTGAAAGTAATTTTGCTTCAAGTTAATCCTGAAGCCCACAAAAGAAACAAGGTGGAGACCCGCCGAAAGAAGAAAAGTTCCGAGCTTAAACTGAAACTCAGAATTTCCAAAGTGGGGCGGGGAAAAGGGCGTAAAAGAAGAGAAGTACGTATTGTTAGTAACGAGGAGGGCATGAGTGAGAGCCATAAGAGTTTAGAAGAACGAGAAGGATCGGAAGTGGAACATCAGGAGGGTggggaaggtgaagaagagattgAAGACAGCATTGGTGAAGAAGGACAAAGTAGTGGAGAGACTGTTGAAGACCAGACTTCTGATCTTCAGAAGGACTCTGAAGAAAATCCAGGTGAATCATCACCATCTAGGAATGACTGTGATGAACATCAAGAAGAATTGGACCAGGAGGAGCAGGGATCTCAGGAGGGACACGAAGATCACCAAAAGGATCAGGAAGAAGATAGCACTGCTCCACCACATCAGGAGGATGCACACAGACCATATAATACTCGGAGTAACAATAACCAGAATAGCAACAGCAATAGTGGATTTGATAATAACTTCAGTGATCAAGACCTTGGGTTTGGTGGTGCTGGCCCAAGCGAAGCACCACCCTCAACATACCAGCCTCAGTTTGAGTCATTCCCAACTAGTGACTGGTTTAGTGAATATGAATCTGGCTCAAGAATTGTAGCAGCTATGGCTGGTGCTACATCAGCTGATGCTGGTGGTGAAAGTGGCTGGGGAAGTGGTGCAGATGGCACATCAAATCCTGAATACCCTGCAGATGGCGGCGACAAGGAAGATGGCACAAATCCTGAAGTGAATGGCGGAGTAAATGAAGGTAATGGAGAAGATGGCTTGTTTAGCCAAGCTGTTCTAGGACAAGAGTCTCCTGATAAAGGTGATAGACAAGGAAGCTTTGAACAGTTATGTCTGAATGACTCCTACTCTGGTCaggcacaaaataatgttgaaggaCACCCAGGCCAAGTTCAGGGAGTTCTGACGGAGgaggaacaacatcagcaacaGCAACAGTCTGGTGTTGCAAGTGATTTACTGTCTGAACTTGAATATCTGAATAATAGTGGCCAGCCTCAGGGAACACACCCAGGACAGGTAGAAGGGTCACCTCTCAGTGGTGGACCATCTCCTCACAGTGGAGGTCCTGGAACACCATCCCATCTTAGTTCCAGAGGCTCCAATTCAGGTACACCAACATCATCTGGGGGCCATCCAACACCTCCCCCAACTGATACTTCATTTAGGGCTCTTGCAACAAGCCCTATGACTAGTCCTACTCAGGCTACTTCACCAGCTCTTATGCAGGGCCAGACACCTCCCGCCACTTCTCCTCTACAAGAACAGCAAGCAGGAGTACCTCGGCTTACAATTGCCAATAATTTAATGGCACCTACAACTAGCAGTCAGATGACACCAACAACAAATAATCAGGCTGGTGTGGGCGGTATGATGTCAAGATATGGTAACCAGTGGCCTCAGGGAGCTGGTTATACAGGGACAGGTGGTTACGCAAATTTGTCTGGTACCAATATGGCAAACTCAAATATGGCTGGTCCTTTGCGGGCTCCTTTGCCTCCAAGTGTTGGATTACCATATCGTCCTAGCCCACCAGCGAGAGTTCGTGGCCGTCCTCCTCTTATGGGTCAGATTGGCCGTCCACCTTTACATCAGGGGTCTTTACTCCAGCCCTCTCGTGGTCCAGGTCGACCTCCAACGTCTTCAATCCTTCCACCTCCTTTGATGCCAGCACCAGGGGGAAGAGGCGCAATGATGCCTCCATTACAACGTATGCACCAAGGCATGTATCAAGGACAAAGACCAAGTGGTCCTCAACAACAAAATGGTACTGGAAAGAGACCACTTTTAGGTGCTACAAGTCATTCACCAAATAAAAATGCAAGGCGTGAAGATATTAATGTACCATCCCGTCAAAAAGATAATGAGTGTCAGATAATTGCAGTGGCAAATAGAGCTGATGGGTTACCAGTAATAGCAAATGTGCAAGGAGGATCAGGATCCAATCAGCGGGGCAGTACAACACCAACAACTTCAGAATCAACCATAAATTTGAGTGATTCTATTACTTTAAGTGTTCGAACTTCATCAGCAAATGACAAACCTCAGCGTGGGGAGAGAGGAGGTGCTGATGCAGGGACTGTAGCAAATCTCTTAGCTTCACGGGGTATTACTGTCACTCCCGCAGCTGGTGAACGGCAAGAGGGTGCAGGTGGAGGCCGTGATGATCGCCGTTTACCCACTGCACAAGAATTGAATTTGTCATCTGCTATATCTGTTCACCCTCCAACTCAAAGAGAACGAGAAGCCAGTGTTAGGGAGAGAGACAGGGATGGTTTTGCTGTACCACAGGCTCCCGTCAGAGGAGGCAGCAGCTCTAATGCCAGTAATGTTGAACGTCCCCCTCGTCCTCCTACAGTCGATCTTACCCAAGATGTTCCTTCAAGTGGTTCCCAGAGTACCCGTCATTACTGTAACCAGTGTGACAGATCCTTCCCAACTGCAGGATTGTTAGCAGATCACAGTCGTGTCCATCAACAGCACACACAGTCCCGTATGCCTTACAAATGCCACTTATGTACAGCTGGATTTTCAACCCAGAAGGGTCAGCAACATCATTATCAACAGTTTCATCAAATACACCTATCTGCAGGTGACATTGCTATACCTTTAGTTGACTTAAGAAACCCAGTTAACGTTCAGCGCATGGCAGCACTCGGAATTCGCTCTTTCCTTCCGTTAACAAATTTGCAAAATCGTGGTGCTGGAGGTGTGGTTGGTATTCCTGTGTTGACTCTAGAAAACTTGAGAAATGGACATATGACCTTGCAGCAGTGGGGAGTAAGTGATGTGCTTTCTCTTGGTCCTGCAAAAACACTCAATATGCCAAGGTAA
- the LOC135203189 gene encoding uncharacterized protein LOC135203189 isoform X3: protein MTSRLCQKNTGEPSSTGTNSSWSYNQSEQYQDQYYPEYQYPQEEESYDQESYYQQSSESEDQYYQGEEYYNQSNYQYSEQQQQGQSQSQLNSEQQQKQNGEKLQEDQQQQGDKEGHDRPHDQSQPSEVCSEQKQTVNNQIPGEKGKCWECGAAFQDDELLRDHLALFHAEVHVHKCHSCPAVFPSQSSLTEHITTSHLVGASIQSANRAQQRERKDSTEDQNKLQETPNKGKSISVSGSESLSSLLAKGISVSGGDHSLTSLQAKENSESSDSPLSSLKAKGISISGGNSSLSSLQAKGISISGGDSSLSSLQAKGISIGRSVGDSSLASLQTKGVSVSSGESPLKALHAKGISISSSGETSLTSLQAKGISISGSSESSLSSLQAKGISISSGEPKGSGGDSSFSFLQSKGISISGASESSLSSLQAKGISIAGADSSQSKGNSLSEGESPLSYLQSKGISISGAETSLQLKGVTKSGGDSPLSFLQGKGISISSADTSLQTKGSSLSSGASPLASLQAKGISISGTGAESSIASLKAKGISIAGADSSFLGKEDSGSDNFSEEEEDSTASETDSQPASLHAKHFATVKSQIESLQGKSVSLSSASSPLSLLQGKGVSLSAASPQPASSQAKGVPSPSEVEGPSKSSDTATPTTETKTEPSSSHSLEVASLRAKGISLYSSGNQVKYFARAAPKSVARSRAAFIKEKGIVLSKLPDPRPKVTAVSGAKPKELLYRRKEYFGCVYCRIKQFRNTTEFEKHHLNHVKQTTLKVILLQVNPEAHKRNKVETRRKKKSSELKLKLRISKVGRGKGRKRREVRIVSNEEGMSESHKSLEEREGSEVEHQEGGEGEEEIEDSIGEEGQSSGETVEDQTSDLQKDSEENPGESSPSRNDCDEHQEELDQEEQGSQEGHEDHQKDQEEDSTAPPHQEDAHRPYNTRSNNNQNSNSNSGFDNNFSDQDLGFGGAGPSEAPPSTYQPQFESFPTSDWFSEYESGSRIVAAMAGATSADAGGESGWGSGADGTSNPEYPADGGDKEDGTNPEVNGGVNEGNGEDGLFSQAVLGQESPDKGDRQGSFEQLCLNDSYSGQAQNNVEGHPGQVQGVLTEEEQHQQQQQSGVASDLLSELEYLNNSGQPQGTHPGQVEGSPLSGGPSPHSGGPGTPSHLSSRGSNSGTPTSSGGHPTPPPTDTSFRALATSPMTSPTQATSPALMQGQTPPATSPLQEQQAGVPRLTIANNLMAPTTSSQMTPTTNNQAGVGGMMSRYGNQWPQGAGYTGTGGYANLSGTNMANSNMAGPLRAPLPPSVGLPYRPSPPARVRGRPPLMGQIGRPPLHQGSLLQPSRGPGRPPTSSILPPPLMPAPGGRGAMMPPLQRMHQGMYQGQRPSGPQQQNGTGKRPLLGATSHSPNKNARREDINVPSRQKDNECQIIAVANRADGLPVIANVQGGSGSNQRGSTTPTTSESTINLSDSITLSVRTSSANDKPQRGERGGADAGTVANLLASRGITVTPAAGERQEGAGGGRDDRRLPTAQELNLSSAISVHPPTQREREASVRERDRDGFAVPQAPVRGGSSSNASNVERPPRPPTVDLTQDVPSSGSQSTRHYCNQCDRSFPTAGLLADHSRVHQQHTQSRMPYKCHLCTAGFSTQKGQQHHYQQFHQIHLSAGDIAIPLVDLRNPVNVQRMAALGIRSFLPLTNLQNRGAGGVVGIPVLTLENLRNGHMTLQQWGVSDVLSLGPAKTLNMPR, encoded by the coding sequence GTGAACCGTCAAGCACCGGAACAAACAGTAGCTGGTCGTATAATCAGAGTGAACAGTATCAGGATCAGTATTATCCTGAGTATCAGTATCCGCAAGAGGAGGAGTCATATGATCAAGAATCTTATTATCAGCAGTCTTCTGAAAGTGAAGACCAATATTATCAAGGAGAAGAATATTACAACCAGAGTAACTACCAGTATTCTGAGCAGCAACAGCAAGGACAAAGCCAGTCACAGCTGAACTcagagcagcagcagaagcaaaaCGGAGAAAAactgcaggaggaccagcagcagcaaGGGGACAAAGAAGGGCATGACCGTCCCCATGATCAATCCCAACCTTCAGAGGTCTGCTCTGAGCAGAAGCAGACTGTAAATAACCAAATACCAGGGGAGAAAGGGAAGTGCTGGGAGTGTGGTGCAGCATTTCAGGATGATGAACTCCTTCGTGACCACCTGGCACTCTTCCATGCAGAAGTCCATGTTCATAAGTGCCACTCATGTCCAGCAGTGTTTCCTAGTCAGAGCTCTCTCACTGAGCACATCACTACTAGCCACTTGGTAGGTGCCTCTATTCAGTCAGCTAATAGGGCCCAACAACGTGAAAGAAAAGACAGTACAGAGGACCAAAATAAACTCCAGGAAACCCCTAACAAAGGGAAGAGTATTTCAGTATCTGGTAGTGAATCATTATCATCTCTTTTGGCCAAAGGAATTTCAGTATCAGGTGGTGATCACTCCCTGACATCACTTCAGGCAAAAGAAAATTCAGAGTCTAGTGACTCTCCCTTATCATCTCTGAAAGCTAAAGGTATTTCAATTTCTGGAGGAAATTCATCTTTATCATCGCTTCAGGCCAAAGGGATTTCAATATCGGGAGGGGATTCATCCTTATCATCTCTCCAAGCTAAAGGAATATCAATAGGCCGGTCCGTTGGAGATTCATCTTTAGCATCACTTCAGACAAAAGGTGTTTCTGTGTCCAGTGGAGAATCACCCTTAAAAGCACTCCATGCCAAAGGAATTTCAATATCCAGTAGTGGTGAAACCTCTTTAACATCTCTTCAAGCAAAGGGTATTTCAATATCTGGCAGTAGTGAATCCTCACTTTCATCACTTCAGGCTAAGGGCATTTCAATATCAAGTGGAGAACCAAAAGGTTCAGGGGGGgattcatctttttcttttcttcagtcaAAGGGTATTTCAATATCTGGTGCCAGTGAGTCATCTTTAAGTTCTCTTCAAGCAAAAGGCATTTCCATTGCAGGTGCTGATTCTTCTCAGTCAAAAGGAAACTCACTTTCAGAGGGTGAATCTCCATTATCATATCTACAGTCAAAAGGCATTTCCATATCTGGAGCTGAAACTTCTCTCCAGTTGAAAGGTGTTACAAAATCTGGTGGTGATTCACCATTATCATTCCTACAAGGAAAAGGTATTTCAATATCGAGTGCTGACACATCCCTTCAAACAAAAGGAAGCTCATTGTCTAGTGGTGCATCCCCTCTAGCTTCACTCCAAGCTAAAGGTATTTCAATATCTGGTACTGGTGCTGAATCTTCCATAGCATCTCTTAAGGCCAAGGGCATTTCAATAGCTGGAGCTGATTCCTCTTTTCTAGGAAAGGAAGATTCAGGTAGTGACAatttttctgaagaagaagaagattctacAGCATCGGAGACAGATTCTCAGCCAGCATCTCTGCATGCCAAGCATTTTGCAACTGTTAAATCTCAGATAGAGTCTCTACAAGGAAAAAGTGTTTCGCTCTCATCTGCAAGTTCACCATTATCACTCCTGCAGGGAAAAGGAGTTTCTTTATCAGCTGCCAGCCCTCAGCCAGCATCCTCCCAAGCTAAAGGGGTTCCTTCACCATCAGAAGTTGAGGGACCTTCAAAATCTAGTGATACTGCTACTCCCACTACAGAAACCAAGACTGAACCTTCATCATCTCACAGTTTAGAAGTTGCATCGCTAAGAGCAAAAGGAATTTCTCTATATTCCTCTGGGAATCAGGTAAAATATTTTGCCAGAGCAGCTCCAAAATCAGTTGCCCGATCTCGAGCAGCTTTTATTAAAGAAAAGGGAATAGTATTATCTAAATTACCTGACCCTCGACCAAAAGTTACCGCAGTATCAGGTGCTAAACCTAAGGAACTACTTTATAGAAGAAAAGAGTATTTTGGATGTGTTTACTGTCGCATAAAGCAGTTCAGAAACACAACAGAATTTGAGAAACATCATTTAAATCACGTTAAACAAACTACTCTGAAAGTAATTTTGCTTCAAGTTAATCCTGAAGCCCACAAAAGAAACAAGGTGGAGACCCGCCGAAAGAAGAAAAGTTCCGAGCTTAAACTGAAACTCAGAATTTCCAAAGTGGGGCGGGGAAAAGGGCGTAAAAGAAGAGAAGTACGTATTGTTAGTAACGAGGAGGGCATGAGTGAGAGCCATAAGAGTTTAGAAGAACGAGAAGGATCGGAAGTGGAACATCAGGAGGGTggggaaggtgaagaagagattgAAGACAGCATTGGTGAAGAAGGACAAAGTAGTGGAGAGACTGTTGAAGACCAGACTTCTGATCTTCAGAAGGACTCTGAAGAAAATCCAGGTGAATCATCACCATCTAGGAATGACTGTGATGAACATCAAGAAGAATTGGACCAGGAGGAGCAGGGATCTCAGGAGGGACACGAAGATCACCAAAAGGATCAGGAAGAAGATAGCACTGCTCCACCACATCAGGAGGATGCACACAGACCATATAATACTCGGAGTAACAATAACCAGAATAGCAACAGCAATAGTGGATTTGATAATAACTTCAGTGATCAAGACCTTGGGTTTGGTGGTGCTGGCCCAAGCGAAGCACCACCCTCAACATACCAGCCTCAGTTTGAGTCATTCCCAACTAGTGACTGGTTTAGTGAATATGAATCTGGCTCAAGAATTGTAGCAGCTATGGCTGGTGCTACATCAGCTGATGCTGGTGGTGAAAGTGGCTGGGGAAGTGGTGCAGATGGCACATCAAATCCTGAATACCCTGCAGATGGCGGCGACAAGGAAGATGGCACAAATCCTGAAGTGAATGGCGGAGTAAATGAAGGTAATGGAGAAGATGGCTTGTTTAGCCAAGCTGTTCTAGGACAAGAGTCTCCTGATAAAGGTGATAGACAAGGAAGCTTTGAACAGTTATGTCTGAATGACTCCTACTCTGGTCaggcacaaaataatgttgaaggaCACCCAGGCCAAGTTCAGGGAGTTCTGACGGAGgaggaacaacatcagcaacaGCAACAGTCTGGTGTTGCAAGTGATTTACTGTCTGAACTTGAATATCTGAATAATAGTGGCCAGCCTCAGGGAACACACCCAGGACAGGTAGAAGGGTCACCTCTCAGTGGTGGACCATCTCCTCACAGTGGAGGTCCTGGAACACCATCCCATCTTAGTTCCAGAGGCTCCAATTCAGGTACACCAACATCATCTGGGGGCCATCCAACACCTCCCCCAACTGATACTTCATTTAGGGCTCTTGCAACAAGCCCTATGACTAGTCCTACTCAGGCTACTTCACCAGCTCTTATGCAGGGCCAGACACCTCCCGCCACTTCTCCTCTACAAGAACAGCAAGCAGGAGTACCTCGGCTTACAATTGCCAATAATTTAATGGCACCTACAACTAGCAGTCAGATGACACCAACAACAAATAATCAGGCTGGTGTGGGCGGTATGATGTCAAGATATGGTAACCAGTGGCCTCAGGGAGCTGGTTATACAGGGACAGGTGGTTACGCAAATTTGTCTGGTACCAATATGGCAAACTCAAATATGGCTGGTCCTTTGCGGGCTCCTTTGCCTCCAAGTGTTGGATTACCATATCGTCCTAGCCCACCAGCGAGAGTTCGTGGCCGTCCTCCTCTTATGGGTCAGATTGGCCGTCCACCTTTACATCAGGGGTCTTTACTCCAGCCCTCTCGTGGTCCAGGTCGACCTCCAACGTCTTCAATCCTTCCACCTCCTTTGATGCCAGCACCAGGGGGAAGAGGCGCAATGATGCCTCCATTACAACGTATGCACCAAGGCATGTATCAAGGACAAAGACCAAGTGGTCCTCAACAACAAAATGGTACTGGAAAGAGACCACTTTTAGGTGCTACAAGTCATTCACCAAATAAAAATGCAAGGCGTGAAGATATTAATGTACCATCCCGTCAAAAAGATAATGAGTGTCAGATAATTGCAGTGGCAAATAGAGCTGATGGGTTACCAGTAATAGCAAATGTGCAAGGAGGATCAGGATCCAATCAGCGGGGCAGTACAACACCAACAACTTCAGAATCAACCATAAATTTGAGTGATTCTATTACTTTAAGTGTTCGAACTTCATCAGCAAATGACAAACCTCAGCGTGGGGAGAGAGGAGGTGCTGATGCAGGGACTGTAGCAAATCTCTTAGCTTCACGGGGTATTACTGTCACTCCCGCAGCTGGTGAACGGCAAGAGGGTGCAGGTGGAGGCCGTGATGATCGCCGTTTACCCACTGCACAAGAATTGAATTTGTCATCTGCTATATCTGTTCACCCTCCAACTCAAAGAGAACGAGAAGCCAGTGTTAGGGAGAGAGACAGGGATGGTTTTGCTGTACCACAGGCTCCCGTCAGAGGAGGCAGCAGCTCTAATGCCAGTAATGTTGAACGTCCCCCTCGTCCTCCTACAGTCGATCTTACCCAAGATGTTCCTTCAAGTGGTTCCCAGAGTACCCGTCATTACTGTAACCAGTGTGACAGATCCTTCCCAACTGCAGGATTGTTAGCAGATCACAGTCGTGTCCATCAACAGCACACACAGTCCCGTATGCCTTACAAATGCCACTTATGTACAGCTGGATTTTCAACCCAGAAGGGTCAGCAACATCATTATCAACAGTTTCATCAAATACACCTATCTGCAGGTGACATTGCTATACCTTTAGTTGACTTAAGAAACCCAGTTAACGTTCAGCGCATGGCAGCACTCGGAATTCGCTCTTTCCTTCCGTTAACAAATTTGCAAAATCGTGGTGCTGGAGGTGTGGTTGGTATTCCTGTGTTGACTCTAGAAAACTTGAGAAATGGACATATGACCTTGCAGCAGTGGGGAGTAAGTGATGTGCTTTCTCTTGGTCCTGCAAAAACACTCAATATGCCAAGGTAA